The following are encoded together in the Neospora caninum Liverpool complete genome, chromosome IV genome:
- a CDS encoding cold-shock protein, DNA-binding, related, which translates to MEEQIQRGHCKWFDSKKGFGFITAEDGTDLFVHQTEIKAQGFRNLAEGESVEFRVQVGHDGKRKAVGVTGPNGGFVQGEPRRMDAGRGGYRGDGNQGPRYGGNAGGYNGGYNNGYGNPAPGGYGY; encoded by the exons ATGGAGGAGCAAATTCAGAGAGGCCACTGCAAATGGTTTGACTCGAAGAAG GGCTTCGGGTTTATCACCGCCGAAGACGGCACTGACCTCTTCGTCCATCAGACGGAGATCAAGGCTCAAGGCTTCAGAAACCTTGCTGAGGGAGAGAGTGTGGAGTTCCGTGTCCAAGTTGGCCACgatggaaagagaaaggctgTTGGCGTGACTGGCCCGAACGGTGGTTTCGTGCAG GGTGAACCACGACGCATGGACGCCGGCCGCGGGGGCTACCGCGGAGACGGCAACCAAGGCCCCAGATACGGTGGCAACGCCGGTGGTTACAATGGGGGATACAACAATGGGTATGGCAACCCCGCCCCTGGCGGCTATGGCTATTAA